The Aureispira anguillae genome contains a region encoding:
- a CDS encoding DinB family protein: MNREIETILKALNETPRLLRELITEIDPELYKKKIINGKWSIHEHATHIAVGDVYGFQKRLKDFKRKAKPIFEPLSGDNFDEDFFIKLELEKTVNDFFEIRQQTIELAKAFDPNDWNKLAIHPEYKTYTPYIMLRHLLMHDHNHLYKIEDLGFGIGHVK, encoded by the coding sequence ATGAATCGAGAAATTGAAACCATATTAAAGGCATTAAATGAGACTCCTAGATTGTTGAGGGAATTAATTACAGAAATTGACCCAGAACTTTATAAAAAGAAAATAATTAACGGGAAGTGGTCCATTCACGAACATGCAACTCATATAGCAGTTGGTGATGTATATGGATTTCAAAAAAGGCTTAAAGATTTTAAAAGGAAAGCAAAACCAATCTTTGAACCACTATCTGGAGATAATTTTGATGAAGATTTTTTTATAAAATTAGAGTTGGAAAAGACTGTAAATGATTTTTTTGAAATTCGACAACAAACAATCGAATTGGCAAAAGCATTTGATCCGAACGACTGGAATAAATTGGCGATTCATCCCGAATATAAGACCTATACGCCCTATATTATGCTAAGGCATTTGTTAATGCACGATCACAATCATTTGTATAAAATTGAAGATTTGGGATTTGGAATTGGGCATGTAAAATAA
- a CDS encoding T9SS type A sorting domain-containing protein yields MKHSRSFSISSFLIIFFLLTFLRANAQLDLEWVNILERPVGPGGGSSVMAPIISLDDFGNVYSTGIFYDTLDFDPGIGVNHLVSPTSKSFFVQKYDPSGNLIWLRYFEHSQSSNVFISSFSTDVNGNSYVIGTFKDTITFNTVSGVDTLTKEWISFANGNNCFILKIDANGNTLWAKELRGGETTGSQCHLDNQGNLCIVGFFQGEIDFDPGSNNNILASTQIPNNNLNNWTRDIFALKLDANGNFIWAKTFGGSTAYPVLFNSSLDALNNLYIIGRYSDTIDFDPGPAVASLNSSHHDLFLLKLDDLGNFDWVKSSVLGSNSNVITATGITIDSDTNIVLSGSFVGTVDFDFGAGTQQLTSTGYSDGYILKLTPQGNFIWVKKLTDTGISLSLLDNSNNLYCAGMTGSGAPDLDPGTGIFTASQNAQYLLKLSSQGDFIWANISSEWAFNPNHLELDNDNNLYQSGTFKSIVDFDPTADVYLLESLDGLTPTRFYRKLSQKGIYGSVFQDFNQNCTLDSFEVGLERLLEIQPGNILVTSTLGGIWSVDSLAPGNYTITVDTSGGWSATCSSTQTFTVPSYDTLISVGGIGLIANNPCTDNHVTIDALSLRPGFSNQIIFVEACNNLLASDILDSAYVILEFDDRLTIESATMPLDTLGNNRYGVYIGRLAPSQCQTVVLFCHIDSTILLGESLCMKATLHPIHNCFLDTIPKPYPNNFSPCVTPYDLSHLEIGSTCNGTNISFKIKNTGSGNMSCWSPVNLYVDGQFISRDSVQLTAGDSMVYNYGADGRTWRMEVCQHPLHPGNSNPSTTIELCGPEANWTPDLVNLLPHDDGDSHVDITCVVVSGAYDPNDKMGFPLGIGANHEIDANEQIEYLIRFQNTGTDTAFTVVIRDTLSSELDVFSVRSGASSHNYHFRIYGERVLEWTFYDILLPDSLTNLEGSNGFVRFSVDQNPDLPIGTRIENTASIYFDFNLPIVTNTYFHTIGAPQINNSMGSDTIDVTACDSVLYNGVLYNSDGNYLQTIQNNGNDTLYLINVDILNNFSHIDTIICDSFEMNGQYYTTSGNYSSVYSNYWGCDSTVYLDLTVENTIDTSITQNGTILTANAIGYNYQWVDCDNNNNPILGATNRSFSPLANGNYAVIISNINCSEVSSCIPITTVNVSKIEASFDVNIYPNPVENILFIENANNRQIQYSLVNQLGEVLLMNNTPDKELIKIDIKGLSTGVYYLFIQSNRGILSKKVIKI; encoded by the coding sequence ATGAAACATAGTAGATCTTTTTCTATTTCTTCTTTTTTGATAATCTTTTTTTTGTTGACATTTTTAAGAGCCAATGCACAATTGGATTTGGAATGGGTAAATATCTTAGAAAGACCTGTTGGGCCAGGAGGTGGAAGTTCTGTGATGGCTCCCATCATTAGCTTAGATGATTTTGGCAATGTTTATTCAACGGGAATATTCTATGATACATTAGATTTTGACCCTGGGATTGGTGTTAATCATCTTGTTTCTCCAACAAGTAAAAGTTTTTTTGTTCAAAAATATGACCCATCTGGCAACTTAATTTGGCTTCGGTATTTTGAACACAGTCAAAGTAGTAACGTCTTTATTTCAAGTTTTTCAACAGATGTAAATGGGAACTCATATGTAATAGGTACTTTTAAAGATACTATCACATTTAATACAGTTTCAGGGGTTGATACCCTAACCAAAGAATGGATTTCTTTTGCTAATGGTAACAATTGTTTTATTCTCAAAATTGATGCAAATGGAAATACGCTTTGGGCTAAAGAACTCAGAGGAGGAGAAACAACAGGCTCACAATGTCATTTAGACAATCAAGGAAATCTTTGTATTGTTGGTTTTTTTCAGGGAGAAATAGATTTTGACCCTGGATCGAATAACAATATTTTAGCATCTACTCAGATTCCAAATAATAATCTAAATAATTGGACTAGAGATATCTTTGCTTTAAAACTAGATGCCAATGGGAATTTTATTTGGGCAAAAACATTTGGTGGTAGTACAGCGTATCCAGTCTTATTTAATTCATCATTGGATGCATTAAATAATCTATATATTATTGGGAGGTATTCAGATACTATAGATTTTGACCCTGGTCCTGCTGTGGCATCTCTTAATTCATCACACCATGATTTGTTTCTTTTAAAATTAGATGATTTGGGCAATTTTGATTGGGTCAAAAGTTCAGTACTTGGGTCAAATTCTAATGTGATTACTGCAACTGGAATAACTATAGATTCTGATACCAATATTGTACTATCAGGTTCTTTTGTGGGGACGGTTGATTTTGATTTTGGAGCGGGAACGCAACAATTAACGAGTACAGGATATTCTGATGGTTATATTTTAAAATTGACTCCTCAAGGTAATTTTATCTGGGTCAAAAAATTGACCGATACTGGCATCAGTCTCTCTTTACTGGACAATTCCAATAATCTCTATTGTGCTGGTATGACTGGATCTGGAGCGCCAGATTTAGATCCAGGAACTGGGATATTTACTGCTAGCCAAAATGCTCAGTATCTTCTTAAACTGAGCTCACAGGGAGATTTTATTTGGGCGAATATAAGTTCTGAATGGGCTTTTAATCCTAATCATTTAGAACTGGATAATGATAACAACCTTTACCAAAGTGGCACGTTTAAATCTATAGTAGATTTTGACCCAACAGCGGATGTATATCTACTTGAAAGTTTGGATGGATTAACTCCAACAAGATTTTATAGAAAATTAAGCCAAAAAGGAATTTATGGTAGTGTGTTCCAAGATTTTAATCAAAATTGTACCTTAGATTCTTTTGAGGTTGGTTTGGAGCGATTGCTAGAGATTCAGCCAGGGAATATTTTAGTTACATCAACTCTAGGTGGAATATGGAGTGTAGATTCTTTAGCACCTGGTAATTATACCATAACTGTTGATACCTCTGGAGGATGGAGTGCGACATGTTCTTCTACTCAAACTTTTACGGTTCCATCATATGATACATTAATTTCAGTAGGCGGTATTGGCTTAATTGCTAATAATCCTTGTACCGATAATCACGTAACCATAGATGCTCTTTCTTTGAGACCTGGCTTCTCAAACCAGATAATTTTTGTAGAAGCTTGCAATAATCTTTTAGCTTCGGATATACTGGATAGTGCTTATGTCATTTTAGAGTTTGATGATAGGTTAACAATTGAATCCGCTACCATGCCTTTGGATACCTTAGGGAATAATAGATATGGTGTATATATCGGGAGGTTAGCTCCCTCACAATGCCAAACGGTTGTTTTATTTTGTCATATTGATAGCACAATTTTGCTTGGTGAATCTTTGTGTATGAAGGCAACTTTGCATCCAATCCATAATTGTTTTTTAGATACGATTCCAAAACCTTATCCGAATAATTTTAGTCCTTGCGTTACACCTTATGATTTATCTCATCTTGAAATTGGCTCTACTTGCAATGGAACTAATATTTCTTTTAAAATAAAGAATACAGGAAGTGGAAATATGTCTTGTTGGTCACCTGTTAATCTTTATGTAGATGGTCAGTTTATAAGTCGGGATTCTGTTCAATTAACCGCTGGTGATTCAATGGTCTATAATTATGGTGCTGATGGTCGAACATGGAGAATGGAAGTTTGCCAACACCCATTACATCCTGGTAATTCAAATCCATCTACTACAATTGAACTTTGCGGTCCAGAAGCTAATTGGACGCCAGATTTGGTGAATCTGCTGCCCCATGATGATGGTGATTCACATGTTGATATTACTTGTGTCGTTGTATCTGGTGCCTATGATCCTAACGATAAAATGGGGTTCCCTTTGGGGATAGGGGCAAATCATGAGATTGATGCGAATGAACAAATTGAATATTTAATTCGGTTTCAAAACACAGGAACAGATACAGCATTTACGGTAGTTATTCGTGATACACTTTCGAGCGAATTAGATGTTTTTTCAGTAAGATCGGGAGCCTCTAGCCATAATTATCATTTTAGAATTTATGGAGAAAGAGTTCTAGAATGGACTTTCTATGATATTTTATTGCCAGATAGCTTGACAAACTTAGAAGGTAGTAATGGCTTTGTTCGTTTTTCTGTTGATCAGAACCCTGATTTACCTATTGGAACTAGGATTGAGAATACGGCTAGCATTTATTTTGATTTTAACCTTCCAATAGTTACAAATACTTATTTTCATACGATTGGCGCTCCCCAGATAAACAATTCCATGGGGTCTGATACGATCGATGTAACAGCATGTGATAGCGTTTTATATAATGGGGTGCTTTACAATAGTGATGGTAACTATTTGCAGACCATTCAGAATAATGGGAACGATACGCTCTACTTAATCAATGTTGATATTCTTAATAATTTCAGTCATATAGACACCATTATTTGCGATAGTTTTGAAATGAATGGGCAATACTATACTACTAGTGGCAATTATTCAAGTGTTTATAGCAATTATTGGGGCTGTGACAGTACTGTTTATTTAGATTTAACGGTTGAAAATACGATAGATACAAGTATAACTCAAAATGGGACTATTTTAACAGCAAATGCCATAGGATATAATTATCAATGGGTTGATTGTGATAATAATAACAATCCAATTCTAGGGGCAACTAATCGGTCTTTTTCGCCTTTAGCTAATGGAAACTATGCAGTTATTATATCGAATATTAATTGTTCAGAGGTTTCTAGTTGCATCCCTATTACAACAGTTAATGTTTCAAAAATAGAAGCTAGTTTTGATGTAAATATTTACCCAAATCCTGTTGAAAATATACTTTTTATTGAGAACGCCAATAATAGACAAATTCAGTATAGCCTTGTTAATCAGTTAGGTGAAGTGCTGTTGATGAATAACACACCCGATAAAGAATTAATTAAAATAGATATCAAGGGATTAAGCACAGGTGTTTATTATTTGTTTATCCAAAGCAATAGAGGAATATTGAGTAAAAAAGTAATAAAAATTTAA